The DNA region ATCCGTCGACCCAGAGCCCGGTGCGCGTCCGGATCGACCTCTCCTACGACGGGACGGGGTTCGCCGGCTGGGCGACCCAGCCCGGCCTGCGCACCGTGCAGGGGACCCTCGAGGTGGCGCTCGGCACCGTGCTGCGGTGCCCCGACCCGCGGTTGACCGTCGCGGGGCGGACCGACGCCGGCGTGCACGCCAGGGGACAGGTCGCGCACGTCGACCTGGACCGTCAGGTGTGGGAGGGGACGCTCGGCCGGGGGGGATCCGGCCCGAGCGAGGTCCTGCTCCGGCGCCTGGCCGGGATCCTGCCGCCGGACGTCGTCGTGCACCGCACGACGCCGGCCGCACCCGGGTTCGACGCCCGGTTCTCTGCGATGCACCGGCGCTACACCTACCGGCTGAGCGACGACATCTCGCAGGTCGACCCGCTGCGTCGCACGCACGTGGTGCGGCACCGGTTCCCGCTGGACGTGGCAGCGATGAGCGAGGCGGCGGTCGCGCTCGTCGGGCGGCACGACTTCGCCGCCTTCTGCCGCCCACGACCGGGCGCGACGACGATCCGCACGCTCCAGGTGCTCGACGTCGCGCGTCCGGCGATCGGTCCGGATGCCGGCCTGGTGGCCGTCGTCGTGCAGGCCGATGCCTTCTGCCACACCATGGTGCGCTCCCTGGTCGGCGCGCTGCTCACCGTCGGCGAGGGTCGGCGCCCGGTGGCGTGGCCCGCCGACCAGCTGGCCGGGGGTCGCCGCGACGGGGGGAGCCTGGTGGCCCCGG from Cellulomonas sp. KRMCY2 includes:
- the truA gene encoding tRNA pseudouridine(38-40) synthase TruA, which translates into the protein MTDPSTQSPVRVRIDLSYDGTGFAGWATQPGLRTVQGTLEVALGTVLRCPDPRLTVAGRTDAGVHARGQVAHVDLDRQVWEGTLGRGGSGPSEVLLRRLAGILPPDVVVHRTTPAAPGFDARFSAMHRRYTYRLSDDISQVDPLRRTHVVRHRFPLDVAAMSEAAVALVGRHDFAAFCRPRPGATTIRTLQVLDVARPAIGPDAGLVAVVVQADAFCHTMVRSLVGALLTVGEGRRPVAWPADQLAGGRRDGGSLVAPAHGLTLEEVVYPPDDELEARAERTRARRQHVGPAATDCPDDAAVAD